A genomic segment from Nocardiopsis sp. Huas11 encodes:
- a CDS encoding ABC transporter permease has product MLTYILRRLGAGVLLLAIVTMVTFWIFFVLPKWAGVSPQGMAAMYVGKAPTPAALEATVERLGLDQPIAVQFYNFVRDLLFGAEFTFGRETVECAAPCLGYSFTTNTPVLEQILNRLPVTVSLAAGAAVMWIVGGVAVGVLSAVKKGSIFDRIAMSLALVGVSLPIYFTGLMALAFLVHSWNLFPVPRYVPLGEDPVGWVQVMFLPWVTLAFLHAAQYARQTRAGMLETLGEDYIRTARAKGLSERRVIFKHALRPTLTPIVTIFGLDIGLVLGGAILTETTFSLNGIGKFAIDAIVAKDLPVIIGVTLMGAFFIVICNLIVDLLYPIVDPRVRITS; this is encoded by the coding sequence ATGCTGACCTACATTCTTCGCCGCCTGGGCGCGGGCGTGCTGCTGCTCGCCATCGTGACGATGGTGACCTTCTGGATCTTCTTCGTCCTGCCCAAGTGGGCCGGCGTGTCCCCGCAGGGCATGGCCGCCATGTACGTGGGCAAGGCGCCCACCCCGGCCGCGCTCGAGGCCACGGTGGAACGGCTCGGCCTCGACCAGCCGATCGCCGTGCAGTTCTACAACTTCGTCCGGGACCTGCTCTTCGGCGCCGAGTTCACCTTCGGTCGCGAGACCGTGGAGTGCGCGGCCCCGTGCCTGGGCTACTCCTTCACCACGAACACCCCGGTCCTGGAGCAGATCCTCAACCGGCTCCCGGTCACGGTCTCCCTGGCCGCCGGTGCGGCGGTCATGTGGATCGTCGGCGGTGTCGCGGTCGGTGTCCTGTCGGCCGTCAAGAAGGGCAGCATCTTCGACCGGATCGCCATGTCCCTGGCCCTGGTCGGCGTGTCCCTTCCGATCTACTTCACCGGTCTGATGGCCCTGGCCTTCCTGGTGCACAGCTGGAACCTCTTCCCGGTCCCGCGCTACGTGCCCCTCGGGGAGGACCCGGTGGGCTGGGTGCAGGTCATGTTCCTGCCCTGGGTGACCCTGGCCTTCCTGCACGCCGCGCAGTACGCCCGGCAGACCCGTGCGGGAATGCTGGAGACGCTGGGCGAGGACTACATCCGTACCGCCCGGGCCAAGGGCCTGAGCGAGCGCCGGGTCATCTTCAAGCACGCGCTGCGCCCGACGCTCACGCCCATCGTGACGATCTTCGGCCTGGACATCGGTCTGGTCCTGGGCGGCGCCATCCTGACCGAGACCACGTTCTCGCTCAACGGCATCGGCAAGTTCGCGATCGACGCCATCGTGGCCAAGGACCTGCCGGTGATCATCGGCGTCACGCTCATGGGCGCGTTCTTCATCGTGATCTGCAACCTGATCGTCGACCTCCTCTACCCGATCGTCGACCCGCGGGTGCGGATCACGAGCTAG
- a CDS encoding ABC transporter substrate-binding protein: MRKRTLGFVALGAAASIFLAACGGGDSADGGGSADGAGFNLAETEVVNASDATGGTLRYAMAQDWDSVDPGDTYYGFSWNFSRYYARTLLTYNSEPGENATELVPDTAAAMPEPNENFTEWTVQIKEGLKYEDGSEITAQDIKYGIIRGDFNGGTLANGPSYFSQKLDADPEFNVYESSDPLGEFDAIETPDDYTLVFKLKESFSEFPNILIMPQTAPVPVDADRGELYQQHVLSSGPYQFDGDYEPGVALNLERNEHWDPETDPIRRALPDNIEVELGMNQDEIDERLVNGDLDVDLAGTGVGPAMHSRLAADEDARPNMDNLYSGALRYVNIHTPVIEDVACRQAIMYAANRDSMHRAWGGELGGDIATNLLPPAIPGSDPESDLYPSEDNTGDLAAAEAKLEECGEEDGFETVIAAREGRDKDIQTAEALQEALSRVGIETTIETYPAGDFFGQYAGSQDFVRENNIGMSVSGWIPDWPTGYGFAQPITDGAAITETGNYNTAEIDDPEINELWEEAVQTEDPDERSSIYAQIDTLVMEQAAILPVVFDRAMYYRSTELTNVYFQPGYAMYDFMALGVDRG; the protein is encoded by the coding sequence TTGAGGAAACGCACCCTCGGTTTCGTCGCGCTCGGCGCGGCGGCATCCATCTTCCTGGCCGCCTGCGGCGGCGGTGACAGCGCCGACGGCGGTGGCAGCGCCGACGGCGCCGGCTTCAACCTCGCCGAGACCGAGGTCGTCAACGCCTCGGACGCCACCGGCGGCACCCTGCGCTACGCCATGGCGCAGGACTGGGACTCCGTCGACCCCGGCGACACCTACTACGGCTTCAGCTGGAACTTCTCGCGTTACTACGCGCGCACCCTGCTCACCTACAACAGCGAGCCGGGCGAGAACGCCACCGAGCTGGTCCCGGACACGGCCGCGGCCATGCCCGAGCCCAACGAGAACTTCACCGAGTGGACCGTGCAGATCAAGGAGGGCCTCAAGTACGAGGACGGCTCCGAGATCACCGCACAGGACATCAAGTACGGCATCATCCGCGGTGACTTCAACGGCGGCACGCTGGCGAACGGCCCGAGCTACTTCTCCCAGAAGCTCGACGCCGACCCGGAGTTCAACGTCTACGAGTCCTCGGACCCGCTCGGCGAGTTCGACGCGATCGAGACCCCGGACGACTACACCCTGGTCTTCAAGCTCAAGGAGAGCTTCTCGGAGTTCCCCAACATCCTGATCATGCCGCAGACGGCCCCCGTGCCGGTCGACGCGGACCGCGGTGAGCTGTACCAGCAGCACGTCCTCTCCTCGGGCCCCTACCAGTTCGACGGCGACTACGAGCCGGGCGTCGCGCTGAACCTGGAGCGCAACGAGCACTGGGACCCCGAGACCGACCCGATCCGCCGGGCGCTGCCCGACAACATCGAGGTCGAGCTGGGCATGAACCAGGACGAGATCGACGAGCGCCTGGTCAACGGCGACCTCGACGTCGACCTGGCCGGCACCGGCGTCGGCCCGGCCATGCACAGCCGCCTGGCCGCCGACGAGGACGCCCGTCCCAACATGGACAACCTGTACTCGGGCGCCCTGCGCTACGTGAACATCCACACGCCCGTGATCGAGGACGTCGCCTGCCGTCAGGCCATCATGTACGCGGCCAACCGCGACAGCATGCACCGCGCCTGGGGCGGCGAGCTGGGCGGCGACATCGCCACCAACCTGCTCCCGCCGGCGATCCCCGGCTCGGACCCGGAGAGCGACCTCTACCCCTCCGAGGACAACACCGGTGACCTTGCGGCCGCCGAGGCCAAGCTCGAGGAGTGCGGCGAGGAGGACGGCTTCGAGACCGTCATCGCCGCCCGCGAGGGTCGCGACAAGGACATCCAGACCGCCGAGGCGCTGCAGGAGGCCCTGAGCCGCGTCGGTATCGAGACGACCATCGAGACCTACCCGGCCGGTGACTTCTTCGGCCAGTACGCCGGTTCCCAGGACTTCGTCCGTGAGAACAACATCGGCATGAGCGTCTCCGGCTGGATCCCCGACTGGCCCACCGGTTACGGCTTCGCCCAGCCGATCACCGACGGCGCCGCCATCACCGAGACCGGCAACTACAACACCGCCGAGATCGATGACCCGGAGATCAACGAGCTCTGGGAAGAGGCCGTGCAGACCGAGGACCCGGACGAGCGCTCCTCGATCTACGCCCAGATCGACACGCTGGTGATGGAGCAGGCCGCCATCCTGCCCGTGGTCTTCGACCGCGCGATGTACTACCGCTCCACCGAGCTGACCAACGTCTACTTCCAGCCCGGCTACGCCATGTACGACTTCATGGCGCTGGGTGTCGACCGCGGTTAG